A window from Hymenobacter volaticus encodes these proteins:
- a CDS encoding metallophosphoesterase, with amino-acid sequence MYDIIGDIHGHALELRNMLTTLGYTLDQEVYRHPTRQVIFVGDFVDRGPHIRETLEIVRGMIDNGAALAVMGNHEYNAICFHEKHPQGGHLRPHIPRNIFQHTRTLEEFNSREGWEKWQDYIEWFKTLPLFLELPGLRVVHACWDPRHIQYLREQLPDARLTGAFLLLSSQRGTPEYRAVEETLKGKEVDLPVGTSFHDKDGNVRTKMRTRWWCDPHGCTYQDYYLEPIEALNSQPVDYAALTDSWHYQDDTPVFFGHYWLRGTPQLLGAHAVCLDYSVAKGGELVAYRWNGEQELTAAGLVSVSGHTDSSTSIPLASE; translated from the coding sequence ATGTACGACATCATTGGCGACATTCATGGTCATGCGCTTGAGTTGCGCAATATGCTTACTACGCTTGGCTATACATTGGATCAAGAGGTATACCGTCATCCTACTCGGCAGGTGATTTTTGTGGGAGACTTCGTGGATCGGGGGCCGCACATTCGGGAGACACTGGAGATAGTGCGCGGTATGATAGACAACGGCGCGGCCCTGGCCGTGATGGGCAACCACGAGTACAACGCCATTTGCTTTCACGAAAAGCACCCACAGGGCGGCCACTTGCGGCCGCATATTCCGCGCAACATTTTTCAGCATACACGCACTCTTGAAGAGTTCAACAGCCGCGAGGGGTGGGAAAAATGGCAGGACTACATCGAGTGGTTCAAGACGCTGCCCTTGTTTTTGGAGTTGCCGGGCCTGCGCGTGGTGCACGCCTGCTGGGACCCGCGCCATATCCAGTACCTACGTGAGCAGCTCCCTGATGCTCGCCTGACCGGTGCCTTTCTGCTTCTCAGTTCCCAACGCGGCACTCCTGAGTATAGAGCCGTTGAGGAAACCCTCAAAGGCAAAGAAGTGGATCTGCCGGTCGGAACTTCCTTTCACGATAAAGACGGTAACGTCCGCACGAAAATGCGTACCCGCTGGTGGTGCGACCCGCATGGCTGTACGTATCAAGATTATTATTTGGAGCCCATTGAAGCTTTGAATTCGCAGCCCGTTGACTACGCCGCACTAACTGATTCGTGGCATTACCAAGATGATACGCCGGTCTTTTTCGGTCATTACTGGCTACGTGGCACACCTCAGCTACTCGGCGCCCACGCTGTTTGCCTCGACTATAGCGTAGCGAAGGGCGGTGAACTAGTAGCTTACCGCTGGAATGGTGAACAGGAACTAACAGCCGCAGGACTGGTCAGCGTATCAGGGCATACGGACTCTTCAACGAGTATTCCCCTAGCGTCCGAATGA
- a CDS encoding Smr/MutS family protein, with product MNVGDRVRLLTGREQGIITRLLSDELVEVAIDNDFTIPVLRREVVVIAADEQKAFGTMSQGPVAPRDVAKAAKAAKSGKVNQPTLPRAAAPAAGSGAVQPAPPKATVPQPAPKGLYLALSHQSPELLSVHIINNTDTDVLFTYGEERREQYRGLTSDKLGPKAVSVALGHFHLKDFDQWPAVVVQLLPHRVNGTTAYELITKRTQFRAGSFYTSRREAPVLKQDAYLFQLDEKPAAPVAIAPEKLAETLKAQLSGNAPAKPAAVAPAPEAAKAIVAPPHEVDLHLEALLPDGAQDLSNTAILKLQIEAFEDTLSRALATNMHEIVFIHGSGSGTLRKELHKLLSRNKDIKFFEDSRKEKFGYGATLVRLK from the coding sequence ATGAATGTAGGAGATAGAGTACGCTTATTAACTGGTCGTGAGCAGGGCATCATCACTCGCCTGCTCAGCGATGAATTGGTAGAAGTAGCCATTGACAATGATTTCACGATTCCGGTGCTGCGCCGAGAGGTAGTGGTAATAGCCGCTGATGAGCAGAAAGCGTTTGGCACGATGTCGCAAGGGCCTGTGGCTCCACGCGACGTAGCTAAAGCAGCCAAAGCTGCTAAGTCGGGGAAGGTCAACCAACCAACATTGCCGAGAGCGGCGGCACCTGCAGCGGGAAGTGGAGCGGTGCAACCTGCTCCTCCCAAGGCTACAGTGCCCCAGCCGGCTCCCAAGGGGTTGTATCTAGCCTTAAGTCACCAGTCGCCAGAACTGTTATCAGTGCACATCATTAATAATACTGACACTGATGTGCTGTTCACATATGGAGAAGAGCGGCGCGAGCAATACCGCGGCCTGACGTCAGACAAGCTTGGGCCCAAAGCAGTGAGTGTTGCCCTAGGTCACTTTCACCTTAAAGACTTCGATCAGTGGCCAGCGGTGGTGGTGCAGCTGCTTCCTCACCGAGTAAATGGCACAACTGCTTACGAACTAATTACCAAGCGCACTCAGTTTCGTGCGGGTAGCTTCTACACTAGCCGCCGCGAAGCGCCCGTGCTGAAGCAGGATGCTTATCTTTTCCAGCTCGATGAGAAACCAGCCGCTCCAGTTGCAATTGCTCCCGAGAAGCTAGCCGAAACGCTGAAAGCTCAACTCAGCGGCAATGCTCCTGCTAAACCTGCGGCGGTGGCCCCCGCTCCAGAAGCGGCCAAGGCCATTGTCGCTCCGCCTCATGAAGTAGACCTTCACTTGGAAGCACTTCTGCCCGATGGTGCACAGGACCTATCGAACACGGCTATATTGAAGTTGCAGATCGAGGCGTTTGAAGATACACTTAGCCGTGCTTTGGCCACCAACATGCATGAAATAGTGTTCATTCACGGCTCAGGCAGTGGCACCCTCCGCAAAGAGCTTCATAAGCTGCTAAGCCGTAACAAAGACATCAAGTTCTTTGAAGATTCTCGCAAAGAGAAGTTCGGATATGGGGCTACGCTAGTTCGCTTGAAGTAA
- a CDS encoding PA14 domain-containing protein translates to MKQNHTAQSMLHWIWTFIFAKTPKFTLLTLLAVLSFALPGYSQNVWLGMKFTVGNNPIRVTDLGRVRVVGNSQSHTVKLVQASNGADVASGSVSINMAGGTEGQFNYVALSSPVTLAANTAYYLVSEETTGGDYWHDSNTAVTTDAIAACNGPVSGTGNTFTVESNNANTSYVPLDFRYTNSSQLTMRNADNPANAVNGVDYSYYHGTWNNVPNFSALTAVKTGEQTGFSLAPRTRTDEFGFRFMGYVDVPTDGTYTFYTSSDDGSILNIGGAVVVNNDGLHGQAEKSGTIALKAGKHAITVNYFDNSGSGDILNVSYAGPGISKQIIPASALYRSSNPNTGNTGNPSPTPVAALRPADNPANAVSGLSYAYYQGAWSDVPTFSSLTPVKTGDVTSFSLAPRTRNDDFAFNYTGYIDVPTDGTYTFYTSSDDGSILSIGQTVVVDNNGLHASQERSGAIGLKAGKHAITVGFFERGGGEVLNVSYEGPGISKQSIPASALYRTSSTVAPAPGLRNPDNPSDAVSGLSYAYYQGSWSTVPVFSSLTPVKTGNIASFSLEPRTRNDSFAFSYTGYIDVPADGTYTFFTTSDDGSVLSIGETVVVDNNGLHAEQERSGTIGLKAGKHAITVGYFERSGQEVFSVSYDGPGFDKQVIPASILYRSAGASVAKVATVSSDASVSALPTAPLSVYPNPSTDGRPTITWQAKQAQDVTLRIFNKQGTLVSLLTRSVPAGESSFQLPSTLVSGTYYFRATVDGEPQNFTLVVE, encoded by the coding sequence ATGAAACAAAACCATACTGCGCAAAGCATGCTCCACTGGATTTGGACTTTCATCTTCGCCAAGACACCGAAGTTTACCCTGCTGACTCTACTAGCAGTACTCTCTTTCGCACTTCCAGGTTACAGCCAAAACGTTTGGTTGGGAATGAAATTTACGGTAGGAAACAATCCTATACGTGTGACCGACCTAGGCCGGGTCCGCGTGGTTGGAAACAGCCAATCGCACACCGTGAAACTAGTACAAGCCAGCAATGGTGCTGACGTAGCTTCGGGCTCTGTGAGCATCAACATGGCAGGTGGCACCGAAGGGCAATTCAACTACGTAGCCCTTTCTAGCCCTGTAACGCTGGCTGCAAACACAGCTTACTACTTGGTAAGCGAGGAAACGACCGGCGGCGACTATTGGCACGATTCCAACACGGCTGTTACTACTGATGCAATAGCAGCATGTAACGGACCTGTTTCAGGTACTGGCAACACCTTTACTGTCGAGTCGAACAACGCTAACACCAGCTATGTACCGCTCGATTTCCGCTACACCAACTCGTCGCAACTCACTATGCGCAATGCTGACAATCCAGCTAATGCAGTGAATGGCGTTGACTATTCTTACTACCATGGTACATGGAACAATGTGCCGAACTTTAGCGCCTTGACGGCGGTTAAAACCGGCGAGCAAACGGGCTTCTCATTGGCACCCCGCACCCGCACTGATGAGTTTGGCTTCCGCTTCATGGGCTACGTAGATGTGCCAACCGATGGTACTTACACTTTCTACACGTCTTCTGACGACGGTTCGATCCTCAACATTGGTGGAGCCGTAGTAGTAAACAACGATGGCCTGCACGGTCAAGCAGAGAAGTCGGGCACCATTGCCTTAAAAGCTGGCAAGCACGCCATTACGGTTAATTATTTCGACAACTCTGGCAGCGGAGACATCTTGAACGTGAGCTACGCCGGACCTGGCATCAGCAAGCAAATCATTCCTGCTTCGGCTCTCTACCGCAGCTCTAACCCTAACACGGGCAATACGGGTAATCCAAGCCCAACCCCAGTAGCAGCGCTTCGTCCTGCAGATAACCCAGCCAACGCCGTAAGTGGCTTGTCGTATGCCTACTACCAAGGTGCTTGGAGCGACGTACCAACTTTCAGCTCGCTGACTCCAGTTAAAACTGGCGACGTAACGAGCTTCTCGTTGGCACCACGCACTCGCAACGACGATTTCGCTTTCAACTACACCGGCTACATTGATGTGCCGACCGATGGCACGTACACCTTCTACACGTCTTCCGACGACGGTTCGATTCTTTCTATCGGCCAAACCGTAGTAGTAGACAACAACGGCTTGCACGCCTCACAAGAGCGTTCCGGCGCAATCGGCTTGAAAGCTGGTAAGCATGCCATTACCGTAGGCTTCTTCGAAAGAGGCGGTGGTGAAGTTCTGAACGTGAGCTACGAAGGTCCAGGCATCAGCAAGCAATCTATTCCTGCTTCGGCCCTCTACCGTACTTCCTCAACTGTTGCGCCAGCGCCAGGTCTGCGTAACCCCGACAACCCAAGTGATGCAGTAAGCGGCTTGTCATACGCCTACTACCAAGGATCTTGGAGCACTGTGCCTGTCTTCAGCTCGCTGACCCCGGTTAAAACGGGTAACATAGCTTCCTTCTCGTTGGAACCACGTACTCGCAACGACAGCTTCGCTTTCAGCTACACCGGCTATATCGACGTACCAGCAGACGGCACGTACACTTTCTTCACCACGTCCGATGACGGCTCGGTGCTCTCAATTGGTGAGACCGTAGTAGTTGACAACAACGGCTTGCACGCCGAGCAAGAGCGTTCGGGCACCATCGGCTTGAAAGCTGGTAAGCATGCGATTACTGTGGGCTACTTCGAAAGATCCGGCCAAGAGGTGTTCAGCGTGAGCTACGACGGTCCTGGTTTTGATAAGCAAGTTATTCCTGCCTCGATTCTGTACCGCTCGGCTGGCGCTTCGGTTGCCAAAGTAGCAACTGTATCTTCCGATGCCTCTGTTTCAGCTTTGCCAACTGCTCCGCTATCTGTTTATCCTAACCCAAGCACCGATGGCCGCCCAACTATCACTTGGCAGGCAAAACAAGCTCAAGACGTAACATTGCGCATCTTCAACAAGCAAGGGACATTGGTAAGCTTGCTCACGCGCTCAGTTCCAGCAGGCGAATCGTCTTTCCAGTTGCCGAGCACTTTGGTTAGCGGTACCTACTACTTCAGAGCTACTGTCGACGGCGAACCACAGAACTTCACGCTCGTCGTAGAATAA
- a CDS encoding DUF2279 domain-containing protein: protein MIPQQKPLRGPSPLGPCPRHCYFSPEPAPTPARAGLAVSYTGLTYGLSKGWYTGEKTKLHWFNDFPEWKQLDKAGHFWGAFHESRGAVDMLQWAGVPERRAIWYGGFVGFLLQSPIELLDGRDPAYGASATDLAANFLGSVGLIGQQLAWGKCASCPSTRFIPRPTPLAAPTY from the coding sequence CTGATACCGCAACAAAAACCACTGCGCGGCCCCTCACCTCTCGGGCCGTGCCCCCGACACTGCTACTTCTCGCCTGAGCCGGCGCCTACCCCTGCTCGGGCTGGCCTTGCCGTTTCGTACACAGGACTCACCTACGGGCTAAGCAAAGGCTGGTACACCGGCGAGAAAACCAAGCTTCACTGGTTCAATGATTTTCCCGAATGGAAGCAGCTCGACAAGGCCGGCCACTTTTGGGGAGCCTTCCACGAAAGCCGCGGCGCTGTAGATATGCTGCAATGGGCCGGTGTGCCCGAGCGCCGCGCCATCTGGTACGGCGGCTTTGTCGGCTTCTTGCTGCAAAGCCCAATTGAGTTACTCGACGGGCGCGACCCGGCTTACGGCGCATCGGCGACTGATTTGGCCGCCAACTTTCTTGGTTCGGTGGGTTTGATTGGTCAGCAACTCGCGTGGGGGAAGTGCGCATCATGCCCAAGTACTCGTTTCATACCACGCCCTACGCCGCTCGCCGCCCCAACGTACTAG
- a CDS encoding DUF4961 domain-containing protein, with protein MKTLRLLSSLWLLLLSSLLVRAQVVTSQPTFFQDNTPVTLTFDASQGNGGLAGFTGPVYVYTGVITNLSTSASDWKYVKSPSFNTADPAAQMTRDATNPNLYRITFTPRTFYGVPAAEQMLRLAMVFRNADGSVVGRGPNGNDIFVDVFQGGLAARITAPYTGGNAQFVTAGTTVNVTGEASSASQLAFQLNGTQVAQQASASTLTAGISVTQTGRNVVRFTATNGTTTASDSLIVVVRPTVTVAALPAGAKKDGITYLNGGTSVILSLTAPGKQFVYVLGEFNNWQQTNASFMNRTPDTDADNARWWVQLNGLTPVGNMPISTKWTACCA; from the coding sequence ATGAAAACACTTCGACTACTGAGCAGCTTATGGCTGCTACTACTCAGTTCCTTACTGGTCCGGGCGCAGGTCGTCACGTCGCAGCCGACTTTTTTCCAGGACAACACGCCCGTTACTCTCACTTTTGATGCCAGCCAGGGCAATGGTGGGCTAGCTGGATTCACGGGTCCGGTTTACGTTTACACCGGGGTAATCACCAATCTGAGCACCTCGGCTTCTGATTGGAAGTATGTGAAAAGCCCGTCTTTCAATACGGCCGACCCCGCCGCCCAAATGACGCGCGACGCCACCAACCCCAATCTCTACCGCATCACATTCACACCCCGCACGTTTTACGGCGTACCAGCTGCCGAGCAGATGCTACGGCTCGCCATGGTTTTCCGAAACGCCGACGGCAGCGTAGTCGGGCGCGGGCCCAATGGCAACGACATTTTTGTGGATGTGTTTCAAGGTGGTTTGGCGGCGCGTATCACGGCGCCCTACACTGGTGGCAACGCACAGTTTGTGACGGCGGGTACTACGGTCAACGTAACGGGTGAGGCTTCCTCGGCTTCGCAGCTTGCTTTCCAACTAAATGGTACGCAGGTGGCGCAGCAGGCTTCGGCTTCTACACTTACTGCGGGCATCAGTGTCACGCAAACGGGCCGCAACGTGGTGCGCTTCACCGCCACTAACGGCACTACTACCGCTTCTGATTCGCTGATTGTGGTGGTGCGACCAACTGTGACGGTGGCAGCTTTGCCCGCGGGCGCCAAGAAGGACGGTATTACCTACCTGAATGGGGGAACGTCGGTGATTCTGAGTTTGACAGCGCCGGGCAAGCAGTTTGTTTATGTGCTCGGCGAGTTCAACAACTGGCAGCAAACCAACGCCAGCTTCATGAACCGCACTCCTGATACCGACGCGGACAATGCTCGGTGGTGGGTGCAACTAAACGGCCTCACCCCGGTCGGGAATATGCCTATCAGTACGAAGTGGACGGCATGCTGCGCGTAG
- a CDS encoding alpha-amylase family glycosyl hydrolase translates to MGATKRPHPGREYAYQYEVDGMLRVADPYCEKVLDPGNDQFIPAVTYPDLKPYPTGRTTGIVSVLQTNQAPYQWQVNNFQKPKRADLMVYELHLRDFVARHDYQTLRDTLGYLQRLGINCIELMPVNEFEGNDSWGYNPSFYFAPDKYYGTKNALKNFIDEAHRRGIAVVLDMVLNHSCGQSPMVQLYFDGGNPATNSPWFNRTATHPFNVCYDFNHESAFTKYFSKRVMEFWLQEYHIDGYRFDLSKGFTQTNSGSDVGQWSNYDQSRIDIWLDYHRFLTSIDPTVYPILEHFADNSEEKVLADAGLMLWGNMNGSYNESSMGYFGPVSNTDPREKSDFSGGYFGNRNWLNPHLVTYMESHDEERMMFKNITFGNQASAPTYDVRNLATALARQEAAAAFFFTVPGPKMVWQFGELGYDVSIDFNGRTGAKPIRWNYQQDANRRKLYNVFRELIGLHKVEPAFETGTFTQKVSGATKSLHLTDPSLNMTVIGNFDVVAQPINPEFQRTGKWYNYLTGDSITVANATANITLQPGQYAVYTSRLIKKSTVLAIKARATDALRLTAAPNPSSTSALLRYELAAPAAVTVTVQNLLGSTVRTMKPDARQAAGPHELNLPVQDLANGLYLVRLSAGQLTQTTRLVVQH, encoded by the coding sequence GTGGGTGCAACTAAACGGCCTCACCCCGGTCGGGAATATGCCTATCAGTACGAAGTGGACGGCATGCTGCGCGTAGCCGATCCGTACTGCGAGAAAGTGCTGGACCCCGGCAACGACCAGTTCATACCGGCCGTTACGTACCCGGACTTGAAGCCTTACCCAACTGGCCGCACCACCGGTATCGTGTCGGTGCTGCAAACCAACCAAGCCCCATATCAGTGGCAAGTAAATAATTTCCAGAAGCCAAAGCGCGCCGACTTGATGGTGTACGAGCTGCACCTGCGCGACTTCGTAGCCCGCCACGACTACCAAACTCTGCGGGATACGCTTGGGTATCTTCAGCGCTTGGGCATCAACTGCATCGAGCTGATGCCCGTCAACGAGTTTGAAGGCAACGACTCTTGGGGCTACAACCCTTCGTTTTACTTCGCTCCCGACAAGTACTACGGCACCAAAAACGCGCTTAAGAATTTCATCGACGAAGCCCACCGCCGCGGCATTGCCGTGGTGCTCGATATGGTGCTCAACCACAGCTGCGGCCAAAGCCCCATGGTGCAGCTGTACTTCGATGGTGGCAACCCGGCCACGAATTCTCCGTGGTTCAACCGTACTGCCACGCACCCCTTCAACGTGTGCTACGACTTCAACCACGAAAGTGCCTTCACCAAGTATTTCAGCAAGCGCGTAATGGAGTTTTGGCTTCAGGAGTACCACATAGATGGGTACCGCTTCGACCTAAGCAAAGGCTTCACGCAAACCAATTCCGGTTCCGATGTAGGCCAGTGGAGCAACTACGACCAGTCGCGCATCGATATCTGGCTGGACTACCACCGCTTCTTAACCTCTATCGACCCAACGGTATATCCGATTTTAGAGCATTTTGCTGATAACAGCGAAGAGAAGGTGCTAGCCGATGCTGGCCTGATGCTGTGGGGTAACATGAACGGGTCTTACAACGAGTCGTCGATGGGGTATTTCGGTCCGGTTAGCAACACCGACCCACGCGAGAAGTCGGATTTCAGCGGCGGCTACTTCGGCAACCGCAATTGGCTCAACCCACACTTGGTTACATATATGGAGAGCCACGACGAAGAGCGAATGATGTTCAAGAACATCACCTTTGGTAACCAAGCTAGCGCCCCAACTTACGATGTGCGCAATCTGGCCACCGCTTTGGCGCGCCAAGAAGCTGCTGCCGCTTTTTTCTTCACTGTGCCGGGCCCCAAAATGGTATGGCAGTTCGGGGAGCTCGGCTACGATGTGAGCATTGACTTCAATGGCCGCACTGGCGCTAAACCCATTCGCTGGAACTACCAGCAAGACGCTAATCGTCGTAAGCTCTACAACGTGTTTCGCGAGTTGATTGGCTTGCACAAAGTGGAGCCTGCCTTCGAAACGGGCACTTTTACGCAGAAAGTAAGTGGCGCCACCAAGTCCTTGCACCTCACTGATCCGAGCTTGAACATGACGGTTATCGGCAACTTCGATGTGGTAGCCCAGCCTATCAACCCGGAGTTTCAGCGCACCGGCAAGTGGTACAACTACCTCACCGGCGATAGTATCACAGTCGCCAATGCTACGGCCAACATCACGCTACAGCCCGGTCAGTACGCGGTGTACACCTCGCGGCTCATCAAAAAAAGCACGGTGCTGGCTATAAAAGCCCGTGCCACCGATGCACTGCGCTTGACGGCGGCCCCAAATCCTAGCAGCACCAGCGCTCTGCTTCGCTATGAGCTAGCTGCACCTGCGGCTGTTACCGTCACCGTGCAAAATCTGCTAGGTAGCACTGTGCGGACTATGAAACCGGATGCTCGTCAAGCAGCTGGGCCACACGAGCTAAACTTGCCGGTCCAAGACCTCGCCAATGGCTTGTACCTCGTCCGGTTAAGCGCCGGCCAGCTCACCCAAACCACTCGCTTGGTGGTCCAGCATTAA
- a CDS encoding N-acetylglucosamine kinase, with protein MILIADGGSTKSNWCQLDGAGNRVFFNTEGYNPDFMSTEDIASSLNKNLPDSLPSEEITEVYYYGAGVSNAQKAERVAAAMRQVFPNAKVKVAEDLLAAAHALLGDKPGFAAILGTGTNSCLYDGEKIIYNVDSLGYFLGDEGSGSFIGKRLLRDYLRGLLPDGLQEIFEQEFKLTREEVLDRLYNQPLPNRFLASFGKFTYDHNNISYCREIVLQGFETFFENIVAHYPNYQQYTFNCIGSVAYNFRDALAQAARKNGMEVGKIIRSPIDDLVSYHESKHAK; from the coding sequence ATGATTCTTATTGCCGACGGCGGCTCGACCAAGAGCAACTGGTGCCAGCTTGATGGTGCCGGAAACCGCGTGTTTTTCAACACCGAAGGGTATAACCCCGACTTCATGAGTACCGAGGACATTGCATCCTCTCTCAACAAAAACCTACCTGACTCGCTGCCGAGTGAGGAAATAACTGAAGTTTATTACTACGGAGCCGGGGTATCGAATGCGCAAAAAGCCGAGCGAGTGGCGGCAGCTATGCGCCAGGTTTTCCCGAATGCCAAGGTAAAAGTTGCCGAGGATTTGCTGGCTGCGGCCCATGCTCTGCTCGGCGACAAGCCCGGCTTCGCAGCTATTCTTGGTACCGGCACCAATTCCTGCCTCTACGACGGCGAGAAAATCATTTACAACGTGGACTCGCTCGGCTATTTCCTAGGCGACGAAGGCAGCGGCTCGTTTATCGGCAAGCGCCTACTCCGCGACTATTTGCGCGGCTTGCTGCCCGATGGTCTGCAGGAAATCTTCGAGCAAGAATTTAAGCTCACCCGCGAAGAAGTACTGGACCGCCTCTACAACCAGCCGCTGCCTAACCGCTTCCTGGCTAGCTTCGGCAAGTTCACCTACGACCACAACAACATCAGCTACTGCCGCGAAATAGTGTTGCAAGGCTTCGAAACGTTCTTCGAAAATATTGTGGCTCACTACCCCAACTACCAGCAGTACACCTTCAACTGCATTGGCTCGGTAGCATACAATTTCCGTGACGCCTTGGCTCAGGCAGCACGCAAAAACGGTATGGAAGTTGGCAAAATCATCCGCTCCCCTATCGATGATTTGGTATCGTATCACGAAAGCAAGCATGCCAAGTAA
- a CDS encoding SusE domain-containing protein, which translates to MKNWITQTATGLFVLVAVVFTSCEKDETRVVLTPISTPTLTASTTNAGVLAAGNTANNAATYSWTPLAFDVSETQKVGVTVAYNVEFAQAGSNFANAASLDAGNGATKTFTVGEINNALIRAGLTPGKSGQVDVRLRANFSSNQEPLYSNATTLTGTPTRGNCMPSAISKAPPT; encoded by the coding sequence ATGAAAAACTGGATTACTCAAACGGCAACTGGCTTATTTGTGCTAGTGGCTGTTGTGTTTACCTCCTGCGAAAAGGATGAAACGCGCGTGGTACTCACCCCTATTTCCACGCCTACCCTTACCGCTAGCACCACCAACGCCGGTGTTCTGGCTGCTGGCAATACCGCCAACAACGCCGCTACCTACTCTTGGACTCCCCTGGCTTTTGATGTTTCAGAGACGCAGAAAGTTGGGGTCACGGTAGCCTACAACGTTGAGTTTGCACAGGCCGGCTCGAACTTCGCCAATGCTGCTAGCCTCGATGCAGGCAATGGTGCTACCAAAACCTTTACAGTGGGCGAAATCAACAACGCGCTGATTCGTGCTGGCTTAACGCCCGGCAAATCAGGCCAAGTTGATGTGCGCCTCCGGGCTAACTTCTCGTCCAACCAAGAGCCCCTGTACAGCAACGCCACTACCCTTACGGGCACCCCTACTCGCGGGAACTGTATGCCTTCGGCAATTTCCAAGGCACCGCCGACGTAA
- a CDS encoding RagB/SusD family nutrient uptake outer membrane protein, with product MHKNLLRGLVAVATGLTLATGTTSCSDDLDQQPKFETTPDKVYVDLNGYRSVLAKLYGGFALTGQTGPNGAGDIGGIDEGTSDYIRQYWSAQELTTDEAVVNWNDLGIRDWHNMNWDSSNPLLRGLYSRIYFEIAACNEFIRESSDDRLASRLTGGDVATVKQYRAEARFLRAVAYMHAMDLFGNGPFVTETDQVGFTSPQYYTRQQFFTFVEQELTALAADPDFAEPRTNEYARVDKAAAWAMLSRLYLNAEVYTGTARYADAAAQAKKVIDTGGYSLVTTPAGNISSAYGRLFLADNNTAPARTEIIWPVAFDVNNTQSYGGTTFLVNGATGSSAAWQARVGQSTGWTGLRTTKNLFNLFPDTARDTRGRFWTRKADNSARSIEISDLYDFEQGLGVVKFRNINSAGAGQGGAQNFSGVDFPMIRLAEVMLTYAEAATRGAGDRTLALNYVNQIRARAFNNQPGSAITAAQLTPEFILDERGRELYWEAHRRTDLIRYKRFVEGTYLWPWKGGVAAGRAVDPFRIVFPIPASDISANRNLVQNTGY from the coding sequence ATGCATAAGAACTTACTTCGTGGACTGGTTGCTGTGGCAACCGGTTTAACGCTAGCCACGGGCACTACTTCTTGCTCCGACGACCTCGATCAGCAACCGAAATTCGAAACCACTCCCGATAAGGTATACGTTGACCTCAATGGCTACCGCTCGGTGCTGGCCAAGCTGTACGGCGGTTTCGCCCTGACCGGCCAGACGGGCCCTAACGGTGCCGGTGACATCGGCGGCATCGACGAAGGCACGTCCGATTACATCCGCCAATACTGGAGTGCGCAGGAGCTAACCACCGACGAGGCCGTTGTGAACTGGAACGACTTGGGCATTCGGGACTGGCACAACATGAACTGGGATTCCAGCAACCCGCTGCTCCGGGGCTTGTACAGCCGCATCTACTTTGAAATTGCAGCTTGCAACGAGTTCATCCGGGAATCTTCGGATGATCGGTTGGCTTCCCGCTTGACTGGCGGTGATGTTGCTACCGTGAAGCAGTATCGGGCCGAAGCTCGGTTCCTGCGGGCCGTAGCCTACATGCACGCCATGGATTTGTTCGGCAATGGTCCGTTCGTGACCGAAACAGACCAAGTTGGTTTCACGAGCCCGCAGTACTACACGCGGCAACAGTTCTTCACTTTTGTAGAGCAGGAGCTAACCGCATTGGCCGCTGATCCTGATTTTGCTGAGCCGCGCACCAACGAATACGCCCGCGTTGATAAAGCAGCGGCCTGGGCAATGCTCTCCCGGCTTTATTTGAATGCCGAGGTGTATACCGGCACGGCGCGCTACGCTGATGCCGCCGCGCAAGCCAAAAAAGTAATTGATACCGGCGGCTACTCCTTAGTGACTACACCAGCTGGCAACATATCCTCGGCCTATGGCCGCCTCTTCCTGGCTGACAACAACACGGCTCCGGCTCGCACCGAAATCATCTGGCCAGTGGCCTTCGATGTGAACAACACACAGAGCTACGGCGGCACTACGTTCTTGGTAAACGGTGCTACTGGCTCCTCTGCTGCTTGGCAAGCCCGCGTAGGTCAATCAACGGGTTGGACCGGCCTGCGCACCACGAAGAACCTGTTCAACTTGTTCCCCGATACGGCTCGTGATACCCGCGGCCGTTTCTGGACCAGAAAAGCCGATAACTCGGCTCGTTCCATTGAAATCTCGGACCTCTACGACTTCGAGCAGGGCTTAGGCGTTGTGAAATTTCGCAACATCAACTCGGCAGGTGCGGGCCAGGGTGGCGCGCAAAACTTCTCGGGTGTTGACTTCCCCATGATTCGCTTGGCTGAGGTGATGCTTACGTACGCCGAAGCAGCTACTCGTGGTGCTGGCGACCGGACCTTGGCGCTCAACTACGTAAACCAGATTCGGGCACGCGCCTTCAACAACCAGCCCGGCAGTGCCATCACTGCTGCCCAACTTACGCCCGAGTTCATTCTCGACGAGCGGGGCCGGGAGCTGTACTGGGAAGCCCACCGCCGCACCGACCTTATCCGCTACAAGCGCTTCGTAGAAGGCACTTACCTCTGGCCTTGGAAAGGTGGTGTTGCAGCCGGCCGTGCCGTGGACCCCTTCCGGATAGTATTCCCCATTCCGGCTTCCGACATATCCGCCAACCGTAACCTAGTTCAGAACACCGGTTACTAG